One stretch of Dokdonia sp. Hel_I_53 DNA includes these proteins:
- a CDS encoding anthranilate synthase component I family protein yields MIYSLKTYSKRLLADTITPVSVYLRLRDRFPNSLLLESSDYHANDNSFSYVCCNPIASIKVQHQEIIQEFPDGKKIVRQINDTTDVVEVLDAFAKAFSTHKTDLKFINNGLFGYMSYDAVQFFEDISISKKEGDLDVPEMYYAVYQNIIAINHFTNEAHIFCHTTTDENNIADIEQLLKSKNFAEYNFNRKNDLESNISDEDYKALVDTCKKHCQRGDVFQIVPSKRFSQEFTGDEFNVYRALRSVNPSPYLFYFDYGSYKIFGSSPEAQIIVQDRKAEIHPIAGTFKRTGNDEQDALLAKQLALDKKENAEHVMLVDLARNDLSRNGRDVTVETYREVQFFSHVIHLVSKVTGLLHPESKTLQVVADTFPAGTLSGAPKHKAMQLLEKYENTNRTFYGGAIGFMDFNGNFNHAIIIRSFLSKNHTLHWQAGAGVVSESDPEKELQEVYNKLGALNKALDIAENI; encoded by the coding sequence ATGATCTATAGTTTAAAAACATACTCTAAACGACTCCTCGCAGACACGATAACTCCTGTATCTGTTTACCTACGTCTACGAGATCGCTTTCCCAACAGCTTATTATTAGAAAGTAGCGATTACCATGCAAATGATAATAGTTTTAGCTACGTATGTTGTAATCCCATTGCATCTATAAAAGTTCAACATCAAGAAATCATTCAAGAGTTTCCTGATGGTAAAAAGATAGTGCGCCAGATAAACGATACTACAGATGTGGTAGAGGTTTTAGACGCTTTCGCGAAAGCGTTCTCCACCCATAAAACTGATCTAAAATTTATAAATAATGGACTGTTTGGGTATATGTCTTATGATGCCGTTCAATTTTTTGAAGACATATCTATTTCTAAGAAAGAAGGTGACTTAGATGTACCCGAGATGTACTATGCAGTGTATCAAAATATCATTGCTATAAATCACTTCACAAATGAAGCGCACATATTTTGTCATACCACAACAGATGAAAACAATATTGCAGATATTGAGCAATTACTCAAATCAAAGAATTTTGCAGAGTATAACTTTAATCGTAAAAATGATTTAGAAAGCAACATCTCAGATGAAGATTATAAAGCATTAGTAGATACCTGTAAAAAACATTGCCAGCGAGGAGATGTATTTCAAATTGTTCCGAGTAAGCGATTTTCTCAAGAATTTACGGGTGATGAGTTTAATGTTTACAGAGCCTTACGAAGCGTTAATCCTTCTCCCTATTTATTCTATTTTGATTATGGTAGCTATAAAATTTTTGGCTCATCTCCAGAAGCACAAATTATTGTACAAGATCGTAAAGCTGAGATTCACCCTATTGCCGGAACATTTAAACGTACTGGAAATGATGAACAAGACGCATTACTTGCAAAGCAATTAGCGCTAGACAAAAAAGAAAATGCAGAGCACGTAATGTTAGTAGACCTTGCAAGAAATGACCTTTCTAGAAATGGCCGAGACGTGACAGTAGAAACCTACCGTGAAGTGCAATTTTTCTCCCATGTGATTCATTTAGTGAGTAAAGTAACAGGATTATTGCATCCAGAAAGTAAAACACTACAAGTTGTTGCAGACACGTTTCCTGCAGGTACATTAAGTGGGGCTCCTAAGCACAAAGCCATGCAACTCTTAGAAAAATATGAAAATACCAACCGAACTTTTTATGGAGGTGCCATTGGTTTTATGGACTTTAATGGAAACTTTAATCATGCCATCATTATTCGCTCTTTTTTGAGTAAAAATCATACGTTACACTGGCAAGCTGGGGCAGGAGTAGTTTCAGAAAGTGATCCCGAAAAAGAACTTCAAGAAGTTTATAATAAATTAGGAGCGCTCAATAAAGCACTGGATATCGCAGAAAACATTTAA
- a CDS encoding TlpA family protein disulfide reductase → MKSIKVLIISVILFSCQGKAEKNTGSAFKKSGELLTLDFNELQRYIDTHSSKTLVINFWATWCKPCVKELSAFEKIQATYNDKDLSVILVSLDFPEQLDDLKKFIRKRELKSEVVFLNDDKANDWIPRVSDNWSGAIPATLIVSDKKRDFYERSFDYIALEKRIKPHLNTIL, encoded by the coding sequence ATGAAGTCTATTAAAGTATTAATAATAAGTGTTATCCTATTTTCTTGCCAAGGAAAAGCAGAAAAAAATACAGGTAGTGCTTTTAAAAAGTCTGGTGAATTATTGACATTAGATTTCAATGAATTGCAAAGATATATTGATACTCATTCTTCAAAAACATTAGTAATTAACTTTTGGGCAACATGGTGTAAGCCATGTGTTAAGGAGTTGTCTGCTTTTGAGAAAATACAAGCTACCTATAATGACAAAGATCTTTCTGTGATACTTGTAAGTTTAGATTTTCCAGAACAGTTGGATGATCTTAAAAAGTTTATAAGAAAGCGGGAATTAAAATCTGAGGTTGTTTTTTTGAATGACGATAAAGCCAATGATTGGATTCCTAGAGTGAGTGATAATTGGAGTGGCGCTATACCTGCTACATTAATTGTAAGCGATAAGAAAAGAGATTTTTATGAAAGATCATTTGATTATATAGCTTTAGAAAAAAGAATTAAACCCCATCTGAATACAATATTATGA
- a CDS encoding thioredoxin family protein gives MRTFKILTLLALLVVVSAFGVNAVKITETSGYTIGDEASDFYLRNVDGEMVSLKDFKSAKGFILIFTCNTCPFSIANEDRIIALDKKYKSKGYPVIAINPNNPISKPGDSYKSMQLRAQEKGFTFPYLFDDGQKVYPKYGATKTPHVYILEKNNTGNPIVKYIGAIDDNSRNEDLVEEKFVENAVNALLEGKDIKVTETKAIGCSIKA, from the coding sequence ATGAGAACCTTTAAAATATTAACATTATTAGCATTACTTGTGGTGGTGTCTGCCTTTGGAGTCAATGCTGTAAAAATCACTGAAACCAGTGGCTATACTATAGGTGATGAAGCTTCAGACTTTTACCTCCGAAATGTTGATGGAGAGATGGTTTCTTTAAAGGATTTTAAGAGTGCAAAAGGTTTCATTCTGATATTTACCTGTAATACATGTCCTTTTTCAATTGCAAATGAAGATCGCATTATAGCACTAGACAAAAAATATAAATCAAAAGGATATCCTGTAATAGCAATAAACCCCAATAATCCTATTTCAAAACCAGGTGATAGCTATAAGTCTATGCAGCTCAGAGCTCAAGAGAAAGGATTTACGTTTCCTTACTTATTTGACGATGGTCAGAAAGTATATCCCAAGTATGGAGCTACAAAAACACCTCATGTTTACATTTTAGAAAAGAATAATACTGGAAATCCAATAGTAAAATACATTGGAGCCATTGATGATAATAGCCGAAACGAAGATCTCGTAGAAGAGAAATTTGTTGAAAATGCCGTGAATGCTTTGCTTGAAGGAAAAGATATAAAAGTTACAGAAACAAAAGCTATAGGTTGTTCTATAAAAGCTTAA